A window of the Lolium perenne isolate Kyuss_39 chromosome 7, Kyuss_2.0, whole genome shotgun sequence genome harbors these coding sequences:
- the LOC127315454 gene encoding probable carboxylesterase 2 codes for MSATAIVSSPAKEKDATGEIAVDLYPFIREYKGGNVERFLRSPFVPASEDAAGNRGVATKDVVIDKSTGVSARLFLASRAAAAAGDRLPVIVYIHGGSFCTESAFCRTYNHYAKSLAARTGALVVSMEYRLAPEHPIPATYDDAWAALQWVASLSDPWLADYADPERTFLAGDSAGGNIAYHTAVRASRDGRLMDIEGLVMVHPYFWGSERLASETVREDGVAMFPPDLVDRLWPFVTAGHAGNDDPRINPPAEEVASLTCRRMLVAVAEKDSMRDRGRQLAAHMRDCAWSGDAVTLVESEGGDHGFHLYNPLRATSKKLMESIVQFVNQRSVLPLPAAMLPELHELHGYGGNKTSEEGETDDCDHLTLSVPARPYIDIFGYGMAMKNWSGRKSMASGCLQIGLGRTSNTTYGPSLGGVRPNKTNRLSLPAAAPGSSIIKNFF; via the coding sequence ATGTCTGCAACTGCAATCGTCAGCTCTCCAGCAAAAGAGAAGGATGCCACCGGCGAGATCGCCGTCGACCTCTACCCATTCATCCGCGAGTACAAGGGCGGCAACGTCGAGCGTTTCCTCCGCAGCCCATTCGTGCCGGCGTCGGAGGACGCGGCGGGCAACCGTGGGGTGGCAACGAAGGATGTCGTCATCGACAAAAGCACCGGCGTGTCCGCACGCCTGTTTCTCGCCTCCCGTGCCGCCGCCGCGGCCGGCGATAGGCTACCGGTCATCGTGTACATCCACGGTGGATCCTTCTGCACGGAGAGCGCGTTCTGCCGGACGTACAACCACTACGCCAAGTCCCTCGCCGCTCGCACCGGGGCGCTCGTCGTGTCCATGGAGTACCGTCTCGCGCCAGAGCACCCCATACCTGCGACCTACGACGACGCATGGGCCGCGTTACAGTGGGTGGCTTCCCTCTCCGATCCCTGGCTGGCCGACTACGCCGACCCTGAGCGCACGTTCCTCGCCGGCGACAGCGCCGGCGGTAATATCGCCTACCACACCGCGGTGCGCGCCAGCCGCGACGGCCGCCTCATGGACATCGAGGGGCTAGTCATGGTGCACCCGTACTTCTGGGGGTCCGAGCGGCTGGCCTCCGAGACCGTCCGGGAGGACGGTGTCGCCATGTTTCCACCTGACCTGGTGGACAGGCTCTGGCCGTTCGTGACGGCAGGCCACGCCGGCAACGACGACCCCCGGATCAATCCCCCTGCGGAGGAGGTCGCGTCGCTAACATGCCGGCGCATGCTGGTAGCCGTCGCCGAGAAAGACAGCATGCGGGACCGTGGCCGCCAGTTGGCAGCCCACATGCGCGACTGCGCGTGGTCCGGTGACGCCGTGACGCTGGTGGAGTCGGAGGGCGGGGACCATGGCTTCCACCTGTACAACCCGCTGCGTGCGACCAGCAAGAAGCTCATGGAGAGCATAGTGCAGTTCGTGAATCAGCGCAGCGTCTTGCCACTGCCGGCCGCTATGCTCCCGGAGCTGCACGAGCTGCATGGATACGGGGGTAATAAGACATCAGAAGAAGGTGAGACTGATGACTGTGATCACCTAACTCTAAGCGTGCCTGCTAGACCATACATTGACATATTTGGATATGGGATGGCCATGAAAAATTGGAGTGGCAGGAAATCTATGGCAAGTGGTTGTTTACAAATTGGACTGGGAAGAACATCCAACACTACATATGGGCCATCTTTGGGCGGAGTGAGGCCTAACAAGACAAACAGACTCTCATTACCAGCAGCAGCTCCAGGGAGTTCAATCATCAAGAACTTTTTCTAG